From a single Streptomyces sp. 1331.2 genomic region:
- a CDS encoding transcriptional regulator, giving the protein MTEEDLATTTGALPEHAVRTALLELLAEHGTLTSTAAAARLGLSSGLCSFHLRQLGRHGLIEEAPPVDGRARPWRLPQPKSQPHPQQPSSTQGLQDPHTPDEFGTLARGLEDESYQRWLARRAEAPADWQQDEAFSAVVYLTPAELTAVGEAVRQVLARYRGREADPATRPADARPVAAVTRLFPLLDEG; this is encoded by the coding sequence GTGACAGAAGAAGATCTCGCCACCACCACCGGCGCCCTCCCCGAACACGCCGTGCGCACCGCCCTGCTGGAACTCCTCGCCGAGCACGGCACCCTCACCTCCACCGCGGCCGCCGCCCGGCTCGGCCTCAGCTCCGGCCTGTGCTCGTTCCACCTGCGGCAGCTCGGCCGGCACGGCCTGATCGAGGAGGCCCCGCCCGTCGACGGGCGCGCCCGCCCCTGGCGCCTGCCGCAGCCCAAGTCCCAGCCCCACCCGCAGCAGCCGTCGAGCACCCAGGGGCTGCAGGACCCGCACACCCCCGACGAGTTCGGCACACTGGCCCGCGGCCTGGAGGACGAGAGCTACCAGCGCTGGCTCGCCCGCCGCGCCGAGGCCCCGGCCGACTGGCAGCAGGACGAGGCCTTCAGCGCCGTCGTCTACCTGACCCCCGCCGAGCTGACGGCCGTCGGCGAGGCCGTCCGCCAGGTCCTCGCCCGCTACCGGGGCCGCGAGGCCGACCCGGCCACCCGCCCCGCCGACGCCCGCCCGGTCGCCGCCGTCACCCGCCTCTTCCCCCTCCTCGACGAAGGCTGA
- a CDS encoding TetR/AcrR family transcriptional regulator codes for MKETTRPEAPEAPEAPEASEASTEQTPPARPHTGRRRNEAAHRAILDAALQLLAHSDGTPVTIDAIARAAGVGKQTVYRWWPSKGAVLLDALTARADQDVPGPDTGTLRTDLRAFVATTFDAAQRSTTASALRTLAREAARDPHLADLMRTFTATRRTALHDLLSRGRERGELPDDADLDLIVDQVYGVFWYRFLLGHGPLDTTTAERLADSLLTGHAAD; via the coding sequence ATGAAGGAGACCACCCGACCGGAGGCGCCAGAGGCCCCGGAGGCGCCAGAGGCGTCAGAGGCGTCGACCGAACAGACTCCGCCCGCACGCCCGCACACCGGCCGCCGCCGCAACGAGGCCGCCCACCGCGCGATCCTCGACGCCGCCCTGCAGCTGCTCGCCCACTCCGACGGCACCCCCGTCACCATCGACGCCATCGCCCGGGCCGCCGGGGTCGGCAAGCAGACCGTCTACCGGTGGTGGCCCTCCAAGGGCGCCGTCCTGCTCGACGCCCTCACCGCCCGCGCCGACCAGGACGTCCCCGGCCCCGACACCGGCACCCTCCGCACCGACCTGCGCGCCTTCGTCGCCACCACCTTCGATGCCGCCCAACGCAGCACCACCGCCTCCGCGCTGCGCACCCTCGCCCGCGAAGCCGCCCGCGACCCCCACCTCGCCGACCTCATGCGGACCTTCACCGCCACCCGCCGCACCGCCCTGCACGACCTGCTCTCCCGCGGCCGCGAACGCGGCGAACTGCCCGACGACGCCGACCTCGACCTCATCGTCGACCAGGTCTACGGAGTGTTCTGGTACCGCTTCCTCCTCGGACACGGCCCCCTGGACACCACCACGGCAGAACGGCTCGCCGACTCACTGCTCACAGGGCACGCAGCCGACTAG
- a CDS encoding SMI1/KNR4 family protein yields MDSRIIRIRRKLAKVPYAALRSHSFGEEKHRFRLGPPLPDTKVAAFEADHHIELPAPFRSFLTTLGGGGASPFYGLLPLQSCRPFTMDPQGEPSRPRGFRFAGCPPHRGDLFLHVIEAGCTDLVLLGITGPLTGRIVTGNADGFRGPNVSSATDFLAWYERWLDHMLAGRDNRDLELTSPALRAPVDRILRQHRNCTRRVHAA; encoded by the coding sequence ATGGACTCCCGGATCATCCGCATCCGACGCAAACTGGCCAAGGTGCCCTACGCCGCGCTGCGAAGCCACTCCTTCGGTGAAGAGAAGCACCGGTTCCGCCTCGGACCCCCGCTGCCGGACACGAAGGTCGCCGCGTTCGAGGCCGACCACCACATCGAACTGCCCGCTCCCTTCCGCAGCTTCCTGACCACACTGGGCGGGGGCGGAGCATCGCCTTTCTACGGCCTGCTGCCGTTGCAGTCATGCCGACCGTTCACGATGGACCCCCAAGGCGAGCCCAGCCGCCCTCGGGGGTTCAGGTTCGCCGGCTGCCCGCCTCACCGAGGTGACCTGTTCCTGCACGTCATCGAGGCAGGGTGCACCGACCTGGTGCTTCTCGGTATCACCGGTCCCCTGACGGGCCGCATCGTCACCGGAAACGCTGACGGCTTCCGGGGCCCCAACGTCTCGTCGGCCACTGACTTCCTGGCCTGGTACGAACGCTGGCTCGACCACATGCTCGCTGGGCGCGACAACCGTGACCTGGAACTGACCTCACCAGCCCTGCGAGCGCCGGTCGACCGCATCCTGAGGCAGCACCGGAACTGCACCCGAAGGGTCCATGCCGCGTAG
- the hemC gene encoding hydroxymethylbilane synthase yields MATAELIRIVSRSSPMALAQVDRVRAELALLHPDLRTEVVPVTTSGDRWTGDLAHLGGKGAFTKEVDAALLAGEADVAVHCLKDVPADRPLPAGTVFAAYLRRDDIRDALVHPDGLTLAELPPGTRIGTSSVRRIAQLASSHPHLECVPIRGNANSRLAKLEAGTVDALLLAVSGLERIGRPDRITEILDTEAMCPPIGAGILVLQCREDDTATIDAVTGLGHHDTWREAAAERMFLHVLQGHCNSPIAGYARAEADGRLALRGRVFTPDGKRVLDAHEWAGALSPEDLGTSVALALKRQGAQELIASIPH; encoded by the coding sequence ATGGCCACCGCTGAGCTGATCCGCATCGTCTCCCGATCCTCGCCCATGGCACTCGCCCAGGTCGACCGGGTCCGCGCCGAACTCGCCCTGCTGCACCCGGACTTGCGCACCGAAGTGGTGCCGGTCACCACCTCCGGCGACCGCTGGACCGGCGACCTCGCCCACCTCGGTGGCAAGGGCGCGTTCACCAAGGAGGTCGACGCCGCGCTGCTCGCCGGGGAGGCCGACGTCGCCGTGCACTGCCTCAAGGACGTGCCCGCCGACCGCCCACTGCCCGCCGGCACCGTCTTCGCCGCCTACCTGCGCCGCGACGACATCCGCGACGCCCTCGTCCACCCCGACGGCCTGACCCTCGCCGAACTCCCGCCCGGCACCCGGATCGGCACCTCCTCCGTCCGCCGCATCGCCCAACTCGCCTCCTCCCACCCGCACCTGGAATGCGTGCCGATCCGCGGCAACGCCAACAGCCGGCTCGCCAAACTGGAAGCCGGGACCGTGGACGCGCTGCTGCTCGCCGTCTCCGGCCTGGAGCGGATCGGCCGGCCCGACCGGATCACCGAGATCCTCGACACCGAGGCGATGTGCCCGCCGATCGGTGCCGGGATCCTCGTCCTCCAGTGCCGCGAGGACGACACCGCGACCATCGACGCCGTCACCGGGCTCGGCCACCACGACACCTGGCGCGAGGCGGCGGCCGAGCGGATGTTCCTGCACGTCCTGCAGGGGCACTGCAACAGCCCGATCGCCGGCTACGCCAGGGCCGAAGCGGACGGCCGCCTCGCCCTGCGCGGCCGGGTCTTCACCCCGGACGGCAAGCGGGTGCTGGACGCCCACGAGTGGGCGGGCGCGCTCAGCCCGGAGGACCTGGGGACGTCGGTGGCGCTGGCGCTCAAGCGGCAGGGGGCGCAGGAGCTGATCGCCTCGATCCCGCACTGA
- the def gene encoding peptide deformylase, whose product MPDRRERPPVPSVPPVPPVLRITEIGEPILHGPCRPASEQDFGSPELAQLIDSMFASMYVADGCGLAANQVDVDLRLFVYDCTDDDGVRHTGHLLNPVVEAQTTGRPLIEDTEGCLSVPGASTSALARPARAVVRGFDRHGTPRTIEATGYFARCLQHETDHLDGQLYVDRLSRRDRKDVLRQTADRREKVFAQRTAAADRLKWRGTVDGCDTSCRCRRLEAAP is encoded by the coding sequence GTGCCCGATCGCCGCGAACGCCCGCCCGTCCCGTCCGTCCCTCCCGTCCCTCCTGTCCTGCGGATCACCGAGATTGGTGAGCCGATCCTGCACGGCCCCTGCCGCCCCGCCAGCGAACAGGACTTCGGCAGCCCGGAGTTGGCGCAACTGATCGACTCCATGTTCGCGAGCATGTACGTCGCCGACGGCTGCGGGCTCGCCGCCAACCAGGTGGACGTGGACCTGCGCCTCTTCGTCTACGACTGCACCGACGACGACGGCGTCCGGCACACCGGCCACCTGCTCAACCCGGTCGTCGAAGCGCAGACCACCGGGCGCCCGCTGATCGAGGACACCGAAGGCTGCCTCTCCGTCCCGGGTGCGAGCACCTCCGCGCTCGCCCGCCCGGCCCGCGCGGTCGTACGCGGCTTCGACCGGCACGGCACCCCGCGCACCATCGAGGCCACCGGCTACTTCGCCCGCTGCCTGCAGCACGAGACCGACCACCTCGACGGGCAGCTCTACGTGGACCGGCTCTCCCGGCGCGACCGCAAGGACGTGCTGCGGCAGACGGCCGACCGGCGCGAGAAGGTCTTCGCGCAGCGGACGGCGGCCGCCGACCGGCTGAAGTGGCGCGGCACGGTGGACGGTTGCGACACCTCATGCCGCTGCCGACGCCTGGAAGCCGCGCCGTGA
- a CDS encoding FtsX-like permease family protein: MVSGAVVSGYRHIGVLKSIGFTPRQVVTVYLTMVSVPAVVGTALGTAAGWAASYPILRSAFSGIATGTAVIEPAGWLPAATLIGVPLLVALAALVPASRAHRLSAAQAISAGSAPRTGRGLTVQRRLSGTRLPRAVSLGLGQPFARPARTALTMAAIALGAVTVTVTTGVSSTLARSMAATDHRTHIDVKTSAFSDNRIVPRLTPAQTEAMLHATPGAERVSVRGLVRVGILGQPQLVFANFYGGDDMVDHARLDVVEGRQATGLNEAEAGPGFLDQHGLKLGDRITLVLDDRQTTVTLVGKEAQGNPNAITSNDATRARLTPDPHVVEYDVRLADGTDVEAYRKAVTDADPSLSTSVATGGSDGSVVAMTLTSVAWQGVVIGVVGIPVGVAVHRLIVENVRTIEFTEPQIDVWGVPLLAGLGLAGVAIAVLGALVPARSAARLPIAEVLHNE; encoded by the coding sequence GTGGTGAGCGGCGCGGTGGTCTCCGGCTACCGTCACATCGGCGTGCTGAAGTCGATCGGATTCACCCCGCGCCAGGTGGTCACCGTCTACCTGACCATGGTCTCGGTGCCCGCCGTCGTCGGCACCGCCCTCGGGACGGCGGCCGGCTGGGCGGCCTCCTACCCGATCCTGCGGAGCGCCTTCAGCGGGATCGCGACCGGCACCGCCGTGATCGAGCCGGCCGGCTGGCTACCCGCCGCCACCCTGATCGGCGTCCCGCTGCTGGTCGCCCTCGCCGCGCTCGTCCCCGCCTCGCGCGCCCACCGGCTCTCCGCCGCCCAGGCCATCTCGGCCGGCAGCGCGCCGCGCACCGGACGCGGGCTCACGGTCCAGCGCCGGCTGAGCGGCACCCGACTGCCACGCGCCGTCAGCCTCGGCCTCGGCCAGCCCTTCGCCCGCCCGGCCCGTACGGCCCTGACCATGGCGGCGATCGCACTCGGCGCGGTCACCGTGACCGTGACCACCGGGGTCAGCAGCACCCTGGCCAGGTCCATGGCCGCAACCGATCACCGAACCCACATCGACGTGAAGACCAGCGCCTTCTCGGACAACAGGATCGTGCCCAGGCTGACCCCGGCGCAGACCGAGGCGATGCTGCACGCCACCCCCGGTGCCGAACGGGTCTCCGTCCGCGGCCTGGTCCGGGTCGGCATCCTGGGCCAGCCCCAGCTGGTCTTCGCCAACTTCTACGGCGGCGACGACATGGTCGACCACGCGCGGCTCGACGTGGTCGAGGGCCGCCAGGCGACCGGCCTGAACGAGGCCGAGGCCGGGCCGGGCTTCCTCGACCAGCACGGGCTCAAGCTCGGCGACCGGATCACCCTGGTCCTGGACGACCGGCAGACCACCGTCACCCTGGTTGGCAAGGAGGCCCAGGGCAACCCCAATGCGATCACCTCCAACGACGCCACCCGGGCCCGGCTCACCCCCGACCCGCACGTGGTCGAGTACGACGTGCGGCTCGCCGACGGCACCGACGTCGAGGCCTACCGGAAGGCCGTCACGGACGCCGACCCGAGTCTGTCCACCTCGGTGGCCACCGGGGGAAGCGACGGGTCCGTCGTCGCGATGACGCTCACCTCGGTGGCCTGGCAGGGCGTGGTCATCGGCGTCGTCGGCATCCCGGTGGGGGTGGCGGTGCACCGGCTGATCGTCGAGAACGTGCGGACCATCGAGTTCACGGAGCCGCAGATCGACGTCTGGGGCGTACCTCTGCTCGCCGGGCTCGGGCTCGCGGGCGTCGCCATCGCCGTCCTCGGCGCGCTGGTCCCGGCGCGGTCGGCGGCCCGGCTGCCGATCGCGGAGGTGTTGCACAACGAGTGA
- a CDS encoding LLM class flavin-dependent oxidoreductase, which produces MNTAPTDATPTDTGTPADIGKIGLGLPVDDPALLLTWARRADAAPFSTLGLLDRLVFDSPEPLVTLAALAGATSRIRLQTEVLIAPHHNTALLAKQTATLDRLSGGRFTLGIGIGGRADDCRAAGIDLRRRGRRLDEQLPALRRLWAGEPYDGEVGPIGPAPVTPGGPEVLFGGFAPAALERVARFRDGFLGAALPPEAMAGLFRDVEAAWQRHGRSGRPRLVAQANVAVGPESTVEQARHNIRSYYEFTGRAAHVADRLLTTPQAIRAAVDGFTAAGADEVVLYCWSSDPDQVDRLADTLF; this is translated from the coding sequence ATGAACACGGCCCCCACCGACGCGACCCCCACCGACACCGGCACCCCCGCCGACATCGGCAAGATCGGCCTCGGCCTCCCCGTCGACGACCCCGCCCTGCTCCTCACCTGGGCCCGGCGCGCTGACGCCGCCCCGTTCAGCACCCTCGGCCTGCTCGACCGGCTGGTGTTCGACAGCCCCGAGCCCCTGGTCACACTGGCCGCCCTGGCCGGCGCGACCTCCCGGATCCGCCTGCAGACCGAAGTGCTCATCGCACCGCACCACAACACCGCGCTGCTCGCGAAGCAGACCGCCACGCTGGACCGGCTCTCCGGCGGCCGGTTCACGCTCGGCATCGGCATCGGTGGTCGCGCGGACGACTGCCGTGCGGCCGGCATCGACCTGCGGCGCCGCGGCCGCCGCCTGGACGAGCAACTGCCCGCCCTGCGCCGGCTCTGGGCGGGCGAGCCGTACGACGGCGAGGTCGGGCCGATCGGTCCCGCGCCCGTGACGCCCGGCGGCCCGGAGGTGCTGTTCGGCGGTTTCGCTCCGGCGGCGCTGGAGCGGGTCGCCCGTTTCCGGGACGGTTTCCTCGGCGCGGCGCTGCCGCCCGAGGCGATGGCGGGGCTGTTCCGGGACGTCGAGGCGGCCTGGCAGCGGCACGGACGGTCGGGGCGGCCCCGGCTGGTCGCCCAGGCGAACGTGGCGGTCGGTCCGGAGTCCACCGTCGAGCAGGCCCGACACAACATCCGCTCGTACTACGAGTTCACCGGCCGCGCCGCCCACGTGGCGGACCGCCTGCTCACCACCCCGCAGGCGATCCGGGCCGCCGTGGACGGCTTCACGGCCGCCGGCGCGGACGAGGTGGTGCTGTACTGCTGGTCCTCGGACCCGGACCAGGTGGACCGTCTCGCCGACACCCTGTTCTGA
- a CDS encoding cytochrome P450, translating to MTTTAAPVWDCPFHHTDGLEFDPLLKRLLTEAPIARIRLPHGEGEAWLATRYEDVKVVTTDRRFSRAAGIGRDLPRMTPAPIAQAEAINLMDPPAHNRLRRLVAQGFTNRQVERMRPATQRTVDGYFDEMEEHGAPADLMHFLSARLPLTTICELLDIPEADRAELRGHAVAMMRMGPGSREGQEEAKAALRAYFTELTAARRAAPGEDLISALATARDGDELLAPDELTVMAMVLLVTGHDTSTYQLGNITHTLLTHPEQLAELRARPEMLPRALEELLRFIPFRQGVGIARVATEDVELGGVLIRAGEAVHVSYLTANRDPAVYERPDELDLDRGAPTHMAFGYGQHHCLGSHLARMELQVAIGTLLRRFPGLRLAVDPSGLDWDSGSIWRFPRTLPVAW from the coding sequence GTGACCACCACCGCCGCCCCCGTGTGGGACTGCCCCTTCCACCACACCGACGGTCTGGAGTTCGACCCACTCCTCAAGCGGCTGCTCACCGAGGCCCCGATCGCCAGGATCCGACTGCCGCACGGCGAGGGCGAGGCCTGGCTGGCAACGCGCTACGAGGACGTCAAGGTGGTCACCACCGACCGCCGGTTCAGCCGCGCCGCCGGCATCGGCCGCGACCTGCCGCGGATGACGCCCGCCCCGATCGCCCAGGCCGAGGCGATCAACCTAATGGACCCGCCCGCCCACAACCGGCTGCGCCGCCTGGTCGCCCAGGGCTTCACCAACCGCCAGGTCGAGCGGATGCGCCCGGCCACCCAGCGCACCGTCGACGGCTACTTCGACGAGATGGAGGAGCACGGCGCCCCCGCCGACCTGATGCACTTCCTGTCCGCCCGGCTCCCGCTCACCACCATCTGCGAGCTGCTGGACATCCCCGAGGCCGACCGCGCCGAACTGCGCGGCCACGCCGTCGCGATGATGCGGATGGGCCCGGGCAGCCGGGAGGGCCAGGAGGAGGCCAAGGCCGCCCTGCGCGCGTACTTCACCGAGCTGACCGCCGCCCGCCGGGCCGCCCCCGGCGAGGACCTGATCAGTGCCCTCGCCACCGCCCGCGACGGCGACGAGCTGCTGGCCCCGGACGAGTTGACGGTCATGGCGATGGTCCTGCTGGTCACCGGGCACGACACCAGCACCTACCAGCTCGGCAACATCACCCACACCCTGCTCACCCACCCCGAGCAGCTCGCCGAACTGCGCGCCCGGCCCGAGATGCTGCCGCGCGCCCTGGAGGAGCTGCTGCGCTTCATCCCGTTCCGCCAGGGCGTCGGCATCGCCCGGGTCGCCACCGAGGACGTGGAGCTGGGCGGCGTGCTGATCCGGGCCGGCGAGGCCGTGCACGTCTCCTACCTGACCGCCAACCGCGACCCAGCCGTCTACGAGCGCCCCGACGAGCTGGACCTCGACCGCGGAGCCCCCACCCACATGGCCTTCGGGTACGGCCAGCACCACTGCCTGGGCTCGCACCTGGCCCGGATGGAGCTGCAGGTCGCCATCGGCACCCTGCTGCGGCGCTTCCCCGGGCTGCGGCTCGCCGTCGACCCGTCCGGGCTCGACTGGGACTCGGGCTCGATCTGGCGCTTCCCGCGCACCCTGCCGGTCGCCTGGTGA